The following coding sequences lie in one Zingiber officinale cultivar Zhangliang chromosome 2B, Zo_v1.1, whole genome shotgun sequence genomic window:
- the LOC122048320 gene encoding zinc finger MYM-type protein 1-like, producing MTNWRKAMEVFNTHVGGVASAHNDARTQLEAFKNQRQSVSHLLQAQGREMEVAYRTRLTVTLDVTRFLLKQGLPFRGHDESLNSSNKGNFLELIEWYTQRNDEVAKTMNENAPGNNQMKSPTVQKDLTQACAAEVTNVILNDIKDNIFSLMVDECRDISVKEQMGVVLRYVNKYGCVIERFLAIVHVSDTSAISLKKAIDELFAKHKLSLSRLRGQGYDGASNMRGEYNGLKALILKENSYARYVHCFAHQLQLVVVAVAKSNRIVSDFFQYVTMIVNITVLENVYDDGTNDDNSGIATSLIDKMESYEFVFVMHLMKSLLGITNELSLALQQKDQNIVLAVSLIKTMKVRLQKLREEGWENFLDVVNKFYSNHMIPVPNMEENMRTRGRSRRNGQMITNFHHYRVEIFYQVLDMMVQEMSNRFSESSTEVLTCIACLDPKDSFSQFDIGKLLHLAELYPEDFSLTDRAILEDQLETYIQNVRGEFSMIEDLGSLAKKMVETGKNTIFPLVYRLIELALVLPVATASVERVFSAMKIIKTDLRNRMGDEWMNDSLVVYIEKDIFATIENEQILQHFQQMSTRRIQLSPLVCMSRSDADGSSIKK from the exons ATGACTAATTGGAGAAAAGCAATGGAAGTATTTAATACGCATGTTGGTGGTGTAGCTAGTGCTCACAATGATGCGAGAACACAACTTGAGGCTTTTAAAAATCAACGACAAAGTGTGTCACATTTGCTACAAGCACAGGGGCGTGAAATGGAGGTTGCATATCGCACTCGATTAACGGTAACTTTAGATGTTACACGCTTTCTTTTGAAACAAGGTTTGCCTTTCCGTGGACATGACGAGTCATTGAATTCTTCAAATAAAGGTAACTTTCTTGAATTGATTGAGTGGTATACCCAAAGAAATGATGAGGTTGCCAAGACCATGAATGAAAATGCCCCTGGAAACAATCAAATGAAGTCTCCAACAGTTCAAAAGGATTTAACACAGGCTTGTGCTGCTGAAGTCACAAATGTCATTCTTAATGATATAAAAGATAATATATTTTCTCTTATGGTTGATGAGTGTCGAGATATTTCAGTCAAAGAACAAATGGGAGTTGTTTTAAGATACGTGAACAAATATGGATGTGTTATTGAAAGATTTCTTGCTATTGTACATGTGTCTGACACTTCTGCTATTTCTTTAAAGAAGGCTATTGATGAATTGTTTGCAAAACATAAGTTGTCATTATCAAGATTGAGAGGTCAAGGATACGATGGAGCTTCAAATATGCGAGGTGAGTATAATGGATTGAAGGCTCTTATATTGAAGGAAAATTCATATGCAAGGTATGTCCATTGTTTTGCTCACCAACTTCAACTAGTTGTTGTTGCAGTTGCTAAAAGTAATCGAATTGTGAGTGATTTCTTCCAATATGTTACTATGATTGTGAATATTACTG TGCTTGAAAATGTGTATGATGATGGTACTAATGATGATAATAGTGGTATCGCCACCAGTTTAATTGATAAGATGGAGAGTTATGAATTTGTGTTTGTGATGCATTTGATGAAATCTTTATTGGGAATCACAAATGAATTGTCACTTGCCTTACAACAAAAGGATCAAAACATTGTACTAGCTGTCAGTTTGATCAAGACAATGAAAGTTCGATTACAAAAATTGAGAGAGGAAGGATGGGAGAATTTTTTGGACGTCGTCAACAAATTTTATAGTAACCATATGATCCCAGTACCGAATATGGAAGAAAATATGAGAACTCGTGGTCGCAGCAGACGTAATGGACAAATGATTACTAATTTTCATCACTATCGTGTTGAAATTTTTTATcag GTTCTTGATATGATGGTTCAAGAGATGAGTAATCGGTTTTCAGAATCAAGTACGGAGGTACTTACTTGCATTGCTTGTTTAGATCCAAAGGACTCTTTTTCTCAATTTGATATTGGTAAGCTACTCCACCTTGCTGAACTTTATCCGGAGGACTTTTCATTAACTGATCGTGCAATACTTGAGGACCAACTTGAGACTTACATTCAAAATGTACGAGGTGAATTTTCTATGATTGAAGATTTGGGAAGTCTTGCTAAAAAGATGGTTGAAACGGGGAAGAATACAATTTTTCCATTGGTATATCGTTTGATCGAGTTAGCATTAGTTTTACCAGTTGCAACTGCTTCTGTTGAAAGAGTTTTTTCTGCGATGAAAATTATCAAGACTGATTTGCGTAATAGGATGGGGGATGAATGGATGAATGACAGTTTGGTAGTATACATCGAGAAGGACATTTTTGCTACAATTGAAAATGAACAAATTTTACAACATTTTCAACAGATGAGCACTCGTAGGATCCAGCTGTCTCCTCTTGTTTGTATGTCTAGATCTGATGCTGATGGTTcaagtattaaaaaataa
- the LOC122045765 gene encoding pentatricopeptide repeat-containing protein At5g15300-like, whose protein sequence is MIRKSGDKRRQPAVWRRCRTLRSLKQMHALMVVRGFLSDASSLRELLFSSSVSVAGAVTYALQLFDQIPHPDLFMWNTVIRGASHWTPSAAISLFSRMERAGVRPDNITFPFLLRACTKLSESFLGSQFHAKITKSGLESDSFVRNALINMHASCGDLAAASALFDGPARHDVVAWSAMIAGYARRGELSVARQLFEEMPSKDLISCNIMITAYAKQGEMAMARQLFDQVPVKDVVSWNAMIAGYVHCSEHRRALEVFEQMHLAGEQPDEVTMLSLLSSCADAGVMDVGRRIHGSLMEMCSRGGFSIRLSNALIDLYAKCGSIERAIEIFVGMREKDLSTWNSIIGGLAVHGHFRDSINIFENMIGMKWRPDEITFVGVLVACSHGGMVEEGKRYFYLMQNKYGIEPNVKHYGCMVDLLGRAGLLEEAFEFIDHMKIEPNRIIWRALLGSCRIHGNVRLAERANEELLRMRNHASGDYVLLSNVYASRGEWCRAEQVRKLMDDRGVIKEIGSTLLDTDGKNFNFMPKRKPGLRINVAA, encoded by the coding sequence ATGATACGGAAATCCGGCGACAAGCGGCGACAGCCGGCGGTATGGCGGCGATGCCGCACTCTCCGCTCCCTGAAGCAAATGCACGCCCTTATGGTCGTCCGCGGCTTCCTCTCAGATGCCTCCTCCCTCCGCGAGCTGCTCTTCTCATCGTCTGTGTCCGTCGCGGGCGCCGTGACCTACGCCCTCCAGTTGTTCGACCAGATCCCCCACCCGGACCTCTTCATGTGGAACACCGTCATACGCGGCGCTTCCCACTGGACGCCCTCGGCCGCCATATCCCTCTTCTCCCGCATGGAGAGGGCCGGCGTGAGGCCCGATAATATCACTTTCCCTTTCCTACTCCGCGCCTGCACCAAGCTCTCCGAGAGCTTCCTGGGCTCCCAATTTCATGCCAAGATCACAAAATCCGGTCTCGAGTCTGATTCCTTCGTCAGGAACGCCCTGATCAACATGCACGCCAGTTGCGGCGACTTGGCGGCAGCGTCTGCGCTCTTCGATGGACCTGCGCGACACGACGTCGTCGCATGGTCCGCGATGATCGCGGGATACGCGAGAAGAGGTGAGCTGAGCGTTGCAAGGCAGTTGTTTGAGGAGATGCCCTCCAAGGATTTGATCTCCTGCAATATTATGATCACTGCGTATGCTAAACAGGGGGAGATGGCTATGGCCCGGCAGTTGTTCGATCAAGTTCCTGTGAAGGATGTTGTGTCGTGGAATGCGATGATTGCCGGCTACGTGCACTGCAGCGAGCACAGGCGAGCTCTGGAGGTGTTTGAACAAATGCATCTTGCTGGAGAGCAGCCTGATGAGGTTACCATGCTGAGCTTGCTGTCTTCCTGTGCTGATGCTGGTGTTATGGATGTCGGTAGGAGGATACATGGTTCCCTGATGGAAATGTGTTCCAGAGGCGGGTTTTCGATACGCCTCAGCAATGCTCTGATAGACCTGTATGCAAAGTGCGGGAGCATTGAAAGAGCCATAGAGATATTCGTCGGCATGAGGGAAAAGGATCTGTCCACTTGGAACTCGATCATCGGAGGACTAGCTGTGCATGGACATTTTCGAGATTCAATCAATATATTTGAGAACATGATTGGAATGAAATGGAGACCAGATGAGATCACTTTTGTGGGTGTCTTGGTTGCTTGTAGTCATGGTGGGATGGTCGAAGAGGGAAAAAGATACTTCTATCTTATGCAGAATAAGTATGGGATCGAGCCAAATGTTAAGCATTACGGTTGCATGGTAGACCTACTTGGGCGTGCAGGGTTACTGGAAGAAGCATTTGAATTTATAGATCATATGAAAATTGAGCCGAACCGAATAATATGGAGGGCACTGCTTGGATCTTGCAGGATTCATGGCAATGTCAGGTTGGCTGAGAGAGCTAATGAAGAATTGCTGAGGATGAGGAATCATGCTAGTGGTGACTATGTGTTGCTATCCAATGTTTATGCTTCAAGAGGAGAGTGGTGTCGAGCAGAGCAAGTGAGAAAGTTAATGGATGATAGAGGTGTTATCAAGGAGATTGGTTCTACTCTGTTAGATACTGAtggcaaaaattttaatttcatgccAAAGAGGAAGCCTGGTTTAAGGATCAATGTGGCTGCTTAG
- the LOC122048319 gene encoding 2-hydroxy-palmitic acid dioxygenase MPO1-like codes for MATMSQCQRQRLPCFSLVAKDLLDLEKHFEFYGAYHSNPANVVIHSLFVWPIFYTSLILFHFTTPIFFLPAWLGGEVLALDLGFVFVVMLGLFYVSMDRKAGSLAAVLCILCWIGSGCLASQLGFSLAWKEVSYSYARMLDRI; via the exons ATGGCCACAATGTCTCAATGCCAAAGGCAGAGGCTGCCTTGTTTCTCACTGGTGGCAAAAGATCTGTTGGATTTGGAGAAGCATTTTGAATTCTATGGAGCATACCACAGCAACCCCGCAAATGTTGTAATCCACAGCCTCTTCGTCTGGCCGATCTTCTACACCTCTCTTATCCTCTTCCATTTCACCACTCCAATCTTCTTCCTCCCTGCCTGGCTTGGAGGGGAGGTCCTGGCTCTCGACCTTGGGTTTGTCTTTGTGGTgatgcttggacttttctatgtGTCGATGGACCGGAAAGCTGGATCCCTTGCTGCTGTTCTTTGCATCCTCTGCTGGATTGGTAGCGGCTGCCTTGCGAGCCAGCTTGGTTTTTCTCTTGCCTGGAAG GAAGTTTCATATTCATATGCTCGCATGCTCGATCGCATTTGA